In Paenibacillus hexagrammi, the following are encoded in one genomic region:
- a CDS encoding spore germination protein, with translation MFKQLFGKNRSHGKSAAMRLIATANQEPKIQQPLASQLQENLEIIQTLLHRPSDLIIRQFSFAAEELTCCLVCIDGLVDSAFINEQILKPMLRYGDQAVGSVEQSFYILEQFVLTAFDMEKAETMDNSIQAILSGDTLVLVDGLAQALVISSKGWRTRAIEEPQTEAIIRGPRTGFTEDIRTNTALLRRRIKEPNLVLQSYQLGARARRDVVVAYNAAIAHPELVKEVDRRLRTVDIDDIEGSGYLEQWIADSFLSPFPVILNTERPDKVSGAIMQGRIAIMVDGDPFALIVPITFSSSLQSPEDYYQHWLITTLTRMLRMIAAFIATFLPALYIALLEYHHGMIPSKLAFSIAGAREGVPFPAVMEAFMMEITLELLREAGLRLPKPIGQTIGIVGGLVIGEAAVAAGMVSPVMVIVVAVTAISSFALPSYAFAISLRVIRFGIMLSAAFFGLYGIILAYIMINVHIVNLKSFGVPYSTPFAPLFFKDWKDLIVRSPLIFMKDRPQMMQTEDSVRLNKGNE, from the coding sequence ATGTTCAAGCAACTGTTCGGCAAAAACAGGTCTCATGGCAAATCAGCTGCAATGCGGTTGATCGCCACGGCCAATCAGGAACCAAAGATACAGCAGCCTCTGGCCTCACAGCTGCAGGAGAATCTGGAAATCATTCAGACACTCCTGCATCGACCCAGCGATCTGATTATTAGACAATTCAGCTTTGCGGCAGAAGAGCTTACATGCTGTTTAGTCTGCATTGACGGACTTGTCGACTCCGCCTTTATCAATGAACAAATTCTGAAGCCGATGCTTCGTTATGGGGATCAAGCAGTCGGCTCCGTGGAACAATCCTTTTATATCCTCGAGCAATTCGTGCTTACAGCATTTGATATGGAAAAGGCCGAAACGATGGATAATTCCATACAAGCCATTCTTTCCGGGGATACCCTTGTCCTGGTCGACGGTTTGGCGCAAGCTCTCGTAATCAGCAGCAAAGGCTGGAGAACCCGTGCCATAGAAGAGCCGCAGACGGAAGCAATTATTAGAGGCCCCCGCACGGGCTTTACCGAGGATATTCGGACCAATACCGCTCTACTGCGACGCAGAATCAAAGAACCTAATCTTGTCCTGCAAAGCTATCAGTTAGGAGCAAGAGCGCGGCGCGATGTCGTTGTCGCATATAATGCCGCCATCGCCCATCCGGAGCTCGTCAAGGAGGTCGATCGACGGCTTCGGACCGTTGACATCGACGATATCGAAGGCTCCGGATATTTGGAACAATGGATTGCCGACAGCTTCTTGAGCCCGTTTCCTGTCATCCTCAATACCGAGAGGCCCGATAAAGTTTCAGGTGCGATTATGCAAGGTCGCATTGCGATCATGGTGGACGGTGATCCGTTCGCACTCATCGTACCCATTACATTCTCATCGAGCTTGCAATCGCCTGAGGATTACTATCAACATTGGCTGATTACTACATTGACCCGAATGCTGCGAATGATTGCTGCATTTATAGCTACTTTTTTACCGGCGCTCTATATTGCTCTGCTGGAATACCATCATGGTATGATTCCATCCAAGCTTGCTTTTTCCATTGCGGGCGCGCGTGAAGGCGTACCATTTCCTGCCGTTATGGAAGCTTTCATGATGGAAATCACTTTGGAGCTTCTGCGTGAGGCAGGCCTTCGACTTCCTAAACCAATCGGACAAACGATCGGTATCGTTGGCGGTCTTGTCATCGGAGAAGCAGCCGTTGCTGCAGGCATGGTCAGCCCCGTTATGGTTATCGTAGTGGCCGTTACCGCTATTTCATCGTTCGCCCTACCATCTTACGCATTTGCCATATCGCTGCGGGTCATACGCTTCGGCATCATGCTCTCGGCAGCATTCTTCGGTCTATACGGGATCATTCTCGCTTACATCATGATTAATGTTCACATTGTAAATCTGAAGAGCTTTGGTGTGCCGTATTCTACACCTTTTGCTCCTCTCTTCTTCAAAGACTGGAAAGATCTCATAGTAAGATCGCCGCTCATATTCATGAAGGACCGCCCGCAAATGATGCAAACAGAGGATTCGGTGCGATTAAACAAGGGAAACGAGTGA